One window of Triticum dicoccoides isolate Atlit2015 ecotype Zavitan chromosome 5A, WEW_v2.0, whole genome shotgun sequence genomic DNA carries:
- the LOC119302324 gene encoding protein LAX PANICLE 2-like isoform X2 yields the protein MVTFLRPLPHAHGPTAVNVRLRRSHRLHSPSSLLPCRCGCLTPMAEDPPHPHQPTKGDDTVPISQQQPEQQLPPAPPSPPPDVQEPSTSSSSCGDTSSWLQLGTGQSASSSLRGKRTRNDYEAGPSSSIQPDASPPLSELGLSLFPAGYSSPSVAAGSVVAAAPPPAHEAGTWFVLQAAHNQRREPPLPQVHRSYLRVRDGRMTVRVVMGYLVSKLGLEDDSQLEITCRGHNLLPVMTLRHVRDTIWRPPPAEDAEILRVPGSPSTNQVMTLHYGRR from the exons ATGGTGACGTTCCTCCGGCCGCTCCCTCACGCCCATGGACCGACCGCCGTCAACGTTCGCCTCCGGAGAAGCCACCGCCTCCATTCGCCGTCGTCGTTGCTCCCCTGCCGCTGCGGCTGCCTCACGCCCATGGCGGAGGACCCCCCGCACCCCCACCAGCCAACAAAGGGGGACGACACTGTCCCGATCTCACAACAGCAACCAGAGCAGCAGCTGCCGCCAGCGCCACCTTCGCCGCCGCCCGACGTCCAGGAACCAAGTACGAGCAGTAGCAGCTGCGGCGACACCAGTTCCTGGCTGCAGCTCGGTACCGGACAGTCGGCTTCGTCGTCTTTGCGCGGGAAACGGACAAGAAACGACTATGAAGCTGGACCCTCATCGTCCATACAACCAGACGCTTCGCCGCCGCTGTCAGAGCTAGGGCTGTCTCTGTTCCCAGCTGGTTATTCGTCGCCGTCGGTGGCGGCGGGTTcagtggtggcggcggcgcctcCTCCAGCGCACGAGGCCGGCACATGGTTCGTGCTCCAGGCGGCGCATAACCA GAGAAGGGAGCCGCCATTGCCGCAGGTGCACAGGAGCTACTTGAGGGTTAG AGACGGGCGGATGACAGTTAGAGTAGTGATGGGGTACCTGGTTAGCAAGCTGGGTCTTGAGGACGATTCACAG TTAGAGATTACTTGTCGAGGTCACAACCTTCTCCCGGTGATGACACTGCGGCACGTGCGAGACACTATTTGGCGGCCCCCACCAGCAGAGGATGCAGAAATTTTGCGAGTCCCTGGCTCGCCCAGCACGAACCAGGTCATGACATTGCATTATGGCAGGAGATAA
- the LOC119302324 gene encoding protein LAX PANICLE 2-like isoform X1 produces the protein MVTFLRPLPHAHGPTAVNVRLRRSHRLHSPSSLLPCRCGCLTPMAEDPPHPHQPTKGDDTVPISQQQPEQQLPPAPPSPPPDVQEPSTSSSSCGDTSSWLQLGTGQSASSSLRGKRTRNDYEAGPSSSIQPDASPPLSELGLSLFPAGYSSPSVAAGSVVAAAPPPAHEAGTWFVLQAAHNQRREPPLPQVHRSYLRVSRDGRMTVRVVMGYLVSKLGLEDDSQLEITCRGHNLLPVMTLRHVRDTIWRPPPAEDAEILRVPGSPSTNQVMTLHYGRR, from the exons ATGGTGACGTTCCTCCGGCCGCTCCCTCACGCCCATGGACCGACCGCCGTCAACGTTCGCCTCCGGAGAAGCCACCGCCTCCATTCGCCGTCGTCGTTGCTCCCCTGCCGCTGCGGCTGCCTCACGCCCATGGCGGAGGACCCCCCGCACCCCCACCAGCCAACAAAGGGGGACGACACTGTCCCGATCTCACAACAGCAACCAGAGCAGCAGCTGCCGCCAGCGCCACCTTCGCCGCCGCCCGACGTCCAGGAACCAAGTACGAGCAGTAGCAGCTGCGGCGACACCAGTTCCTGGCTGCAGCTCGGTACCGGACAGTCGGCTTCGTCGTCTTTGCGCGGGAAACGGACAAGAAACGACTATGAAGCTGGACCCTCATCGTCCATACAACCAGACGCTTCGCCGCCGCTGTCAGAGCTAGGGCTGTCTCTGTTCCCAGCTGGTTATTCGTCGCCGTCGGTGGCGGCGGGTTcagtggtggcggcggcgcctcCTCCAGCGCACGAGGCCGGCACATGGTTCGTGCTCCAGGCGGCGCATAACCA GAGAAGGGAGCCGCCATTGCCGCAGGTGCACAGGAGCTACTTGAGGGTTAG TAGAGACGGGCGGATGACAGTTAGAGTAGTGATGGGGTACCTGGTTAGCAAGCTGGGTCTTGAGGACGATTCACAG TTAGAGATTACTTGTCGAGGTCACAACCTTCTCCCGGTGATGACACTGCGGCACGTGCGAGACACTATTTGGCGGCCCCCACCAGCAGAGGATGCAGAAATTTTGCGAGTCCCTGGCTCGCCCAGCACGAACCAGGTCATGACATTGCATTATGGCAGGAGATAA